In Glycine max cultivar Williams 82 chromosome 4, Glycine_max_v4.0, whole genome shotgun sequence, the genomic stretch aaaaaaaaaatagtgacgCTCAATGAATTTTTGGATACATTGAATTGATGAGTGTACTAGATGTAATAATCGTTTGACTAGTGCAGCAACAAAAATATGTGTCTCTCGTCTCATGGAGCTGTCACTGTGCTACGCGTGTTTCCTTGATTGGATAAACTAATCAtaagtgttgttttttttttttcttttctgctgtatttggaagaaaaaaaattataatttttttagtaaagacTTTTAAATAATGAGAAAATAACTAGACtaaatttgattctttttttaaaaaaatcattaaatatactCATGAGATTATTTTTATGATGGATTTGACTCATTTAAACTTTAAACTGAAGAGATACACTTTAGAGAGGATAAAGTACAATAATgacaattgattaaaaaattaacagttgataatgtaatttttttttgtttctcgtTGATGATGTgattaattttacaatttgtTGTATATCTATTACTTTTATGACAATCTCAACCAatggttttttaattaatgaccaAATCcgacttaattttatttcttataagaaAGTTTCATTTGTAACTTTATTAATATTGACATTAGTTCTACTTTTTATAATTGAAGAAATAAACTAAccttaattatttcttaaattaatataatctaCATattcaaaaagagaaaaaaatattcacgttattaatataatttacatattcaaaagagtaaaataaatattcatgttatatgtataatttttttattaaatctatATCAATTGGATTAATTTAAAAGATTctaattagagaaaaataaaatcttttataatataaagaaataaaattttggcCCATTTTTCCACCCAAAATAAGGGCACTCtagacaattttttaatattttatttttatttatttaataaatcatataaattaGTGAGatgtttagtaaaaaaaatgagctttaaatgcataattattattatttatcattgaaAGAATGATAGATTTTAATGAAATCATTAATGAGTGTTTAAATTAtgcatttattaattatttattaagcattcatttattatatttgtaaattttaatgtttaacaataaaaatttcatattcaaaaataaaattaaaaaacaaaggtATTAGCCGGTAATTATTGCTTAATTgactattttcaattatttgtaGTGCAAAAGCTTGATGTttcaaaaattatgaatatataattattacaattataatatatatcggaatcataaaaaaatgactcATGCTATTTGGtaagaaaatgacatttttataatataaagaaataaaattttgatacatTTTTCTCGTTCAAAACAAGGGCATTTTAGACAattcatttttagttattttattttatttatttgctaaattatattaattattgagaCATTTAATAGAATGTAACTTTTAAatgcaaaattattattttttattgtaagaaaaatttaaacactCTTTCAAGTTAGAAgcataaagataaataaatatatgagtATATGGGTTAGAATGAGAATGATACCTGGGTTTTGATcatctttcttttatatagGAAGAATTAGATATACAAATCTTAATTTttcatgataataaaatatttttatcttatctttccataataataacaacctatatttcttatatttagaAAGTATCTGTTATCTTTTAACTAATAGATATGATTTCTCTTTTTCCTCATTTATAACCTTGTTAGACTTTTTTAAGTTAGGGACTCGGATGAATGTGGGGTACGTATAAAAAACATCAGGACTTATTGAGTCTGAATAGAACACTATGTTTAAAAACCAAtaacggtaaaaaaaaaaaacatttgaaagcTATATTTGTTCTAATaaccttaattattatatttatataattttataaatttaaaaataaaaaaaaagtatttccaTTTAAgacttgttattttattataataaagaaaGGATAAAGATATCTTCaatattgttatattattttcagACATATAATCAAATCCATATAACAAATGTTCTcggttaaaaaattatcatcttgTGTTATTAACATGTCATGGTtatatttttagagaaaaaaagacataatttttatcaaacataatttattctaattcattttattaattttatataatatatataataaaaatataagggtAAATAACTGTTTCAGAATATTGATTGTCATCTAGCTATAATTTCAGTTGAAAAATGTTTAAACATATGaaaaaatttcatacaaaaCACACGAATGATATTTTAATGTGTGACCCCATTTCAATTCTAATAGATTCCGTAAACTGGTTTGTCCAGTAAACACGCTATTAAGTTAGCCATAAGTCCATTACATGCGCCATTTACAAGTACAATACTACACTGTACTCCGAAGTGGGGGTGTCCTACAAATTACGGGCAACAGCAGGAAGAAATatatgagtaattttttttataacttttttttttacttatttcttttatattttcaattatagTAAATATgatgtgttttatatttttaagctattgaatatattttttttgtctaatatgtttttataattagaagaatctctaaaatgataaaatattactcttactaaaaaaacagaaaaaataattttatatccttatatatattttttattaattaaatttcgtCATTACCTCAAGAGTTGATTTTTAACAAATcacctattatttattttcaaatctttTAATCAATATCAAAATATCCACCCAAATTGATAACAGCAACCTTCCTACATTCCAAAAGCAACATATGTAAGGCAAACACAATTTCAATTTCGTGCAATTCGTGTTTCAAAATTTCGTACTAAATAAACAGCAATGCTCTTCAGTTTTAGTAACTGAAAATCtcataataatttgtaatatttgaTCATTATGACATTGCAACTGTCATTTGCAATTGCAATAATTTAGTTGATGAAGTTCCATTCgagaatagaaaatatatttaactactATTGTCTTATATTTCACTTGTAGCctgctttttttctttgtacaaCATGGCTGAGGGCAGTGAGCATGCCGGTGCCGGTGGCCGTGGCGGCGGCAACTCACAGTCTCAAGTGATTCAAGTTCCTGAACCTGAACCACACCCAGTGATGGAGCAATTACCTGATGTTCACTATTGCATTAACAGTCCTCCTCCTTGGCGTCAGTatcttattgtttttctttttatggcaaaacaaattgaaaactAGACTAATATGCATTCAACAAAACTCATGCACTTTTGTTTCTCTGACATATACAATCCAAAGAAATATGAAATGACTAAGCGTTCAATGCAGAGTGTTTTTATTTGGAGAATGTTATGAATTTTCCTTTGGAACATTTTGgctgaaacaaaaacatgcatatACTGATTTGTACATTTGGGAGAACCATTGATCCCTGCTGAATGATAATTATCACGGGATCCATGATTGATGGTGGTGCTGGATTTATAATCAGGAGGCTTTGTAGGAACATGAATTTACGATTTTGGCGGGCAGATTATGCACTGCGGGTGTAGATATGTGATTTGTGAACCAGTGTTTTGGTATCATGGTAGTGTATTGTTACATCACCTGGAGCTTGTATCTTATATTATGCATGTGTATGGATGTATAGTTCAAGATTCTAGTTCTTCGTGTGATGTGATACACTGCAGCATTCTATTTTGCTCTTTTGTAATTCGCACTCCTTAtgctatatatgtgtgtgtgtcgtTTTGTTGGgcgaccaaaaaaaaaaaacaaaaacatgcatatACTTTTCATGAACCAAAATTTATCTTCTTGCTTGTTTCAACATTTTAACTGTATTTTTTATTGCCATGCATTCAGCACAAGCACTGCTATTGGGATTCCAGCATTATATTCTGACTCTTGGCATGACCGTTCTGATTCCAACTGTGATTGTTCCTGAAATGGGTGGAGGCCatgtaaacaatttttttcttccatttattttctttttcaaattttaaaatgttgtgAGTAAACTGAAAATCATTAATTCAACGTAGGCTGAGAAGGCCAAGGTGATACAGAATCTATTGTTTGTTTCTGGATTAAGCACACTTCTCCAAACTTGGTTCGGAACACGATTGCCAACTGTAGTTGTTGGTTCATACAGTTACATAATACCCACAATGTCAATTGTCCATGCCAAGAGATACAGTAACTATACAGACCCTTATGAGGTCAAGGAGACTatcttttatgcttttataaTTGCTTATGGATAAGCTTATCttatagaagaaaataagaaagaaaaacgaAATAAGACTTCTTTCACAAGCTAAAAATAACTTGTGTACAAgttaaaatcagtttttttaagctaattaaaatcatttagtTTCTCCAAAAAGCTGATTTGATAGCTTATGGAAgaagcttatttcattttttttcttgttattttctttttctatgagTGCTTATAGAAAGACTTATTCACTGTGGACCCCTGTGGTTCTACTTGGTGATGTTTATTCCTCGTTATTATGTTGCTGATAAACAGAGGTTCACTCACACAATTAGAGGAATACAAGGCGCCTTGATCATAAGTTCAATTTTCCATGTGTGTATGGGATTCTTGGGCATTTGGAGGTTTGCTATCAGGTTAGTAAGTGCATGGCATGCATCTTTTTTGGCTTGTTAGAGCTAATAAAatcctttaattaattttagcatTTTATATGCCTCTAGTTAATTGCTTCTTGTGCTGATTTAGGTTCCTAAGCCCACTTTCTGTAGTACCTTATGTAACGTTTACTGGACTCAGTCTTTATCATCTTGGATTCCCAATGGTAAAAAGTTCtacattagtctctcaatttTTCAGTCAAATAGGTTGAACGCTTGAATCTTAATTCTCAACTTTTATGCAATTTAGTTAACTGTAAGTCTAGGACTTGATAATAGGATTATAGTACTGACTTTCCCTCTATTCTGTAGCTGGCAAAATGTGTTGAAGTGGGGCTTCCAGCACTGATTGTTATGGTTTTCATCTCACAGGCAAGTTAATTTTGCTCGTGTCCTGTAGAATATgtgataataatatatattatgaagGCACTTGGAATAATGTTGGTTAACATCAATATTTATGTGATAGTAATATAAAGAAATCATGAAAGATGCAGTTATAATATgatactaaattttaaattcactattttttattcttaaattttggTCCACAATGTGTTTATTATCAACTATTGTCCTGCAGTATCTTAATCATTTTGTTAGCACCAAGAGGCTTATGTATGAGCGATTTGCGCTGTTGTTTTCCATTGCAAGTGCATGGTTACTTGCACAGCTTCTGACTTCAAGCACTGCATATAACCACAAGCCAGAAAGTACTCAGAATAGTTGCCGCACTGATCGTGCTGGTCTTATTAGTGGTTCTGAATGGTAAGTTTGTGGACTCGTTAAGTTTTTCCAATTAATGATCAATAACTTGCGTGCCTTTCAGAATCAAGTTTAGTTTTATCCACCCAGTTTCATTCTTTGAATGAGATCTTGATTTTATGGTTTATAGGGGAACTGAGGAGCTTATGATCTTGAGTAAAAATGCTCTCTCCTTTTGGGGGCTTTTCATATATGTTTACAAGTTAATTAAAAGAATTGTCTGCATTTATACAGGTTTCATCTCCCTTTAGTTCCCTTCCCATGGGGGGTTCCTACCTTCAACTTCGGAGAAGCTCTTGCTATGATAGCCGCTTCTTTTGTTTCTCTATTTGAGGTAAGCACCGTGACCCTTGATAATTATGCTGGTGCTATGCGACTTCACTAGTCTTTCATCACAAAAACTACTTAAAACtgaaaaaacatttgaaaatgcATCCAGTCCCATCTTATATTtgctttaaatttaaacatttttcatGTTTACATGCAGTCTACTGGTACATTTTATGCTGCGGCAAGATATGGAAGTGGAACACCCGTGCCACCACATGTTGTGAGCCGTGGAACTGGCTGGGTGGTAAGATACACATGCACTATATTTTGCAATTGTTTCTGGAATCATAAACAGGAAGCTTACAATTGATTTTTGGTCGTGTCATTCTTATTGTTGGTTTAGGGAGTAGCTTCTTTGGTCAATGGCTTTGTTGGTTCTGTAACCGGATGTACGGCATCAGTGTAAGTTTAGCTCAACATTAAACCCCCTTGAATGTATTTGTAGATGAGCCTTGACATATCAGATATCACTCATGATTTCAAGTCCAACCAATTTAAGGGCATGCTTGTCTGGTTTgaagaaacatttttctttttcatttctataaAATTTGTGCAGGAAAAAGTGGAACAACATTCGTTTTTAACATTCCCTACACAaactttaaactaaaaaaatatgatgttggtaaaaaatactaaaagctATAGAGTTTTCTTTTCCATCCTAGTTCCTGTTAGTACCTAGTCCTGCTCCAAAAACCATGCTGGAGTTGAGCCTCTTTATCCATCTGCATAATTTTGCATATATGCATTGCTCTTGTTTCAGGGAGAATGCTGGATTATTGGCATTGACAAAGGCGGGAAGCCGAAGAGTCATCCAAATATCAGCCGGCtttatgattttcttctctATTGCTGGTATGATAGACTAACATCTTTGGTAATATGTGCAACTTAACGATCTTCCTTTAATAAATCTGGAATTTCCCAATGGGGCGAAACATTCATACAATTTCTTAAATACTGTTGGTGTTGTTCTCCAATTAGACCTAATTAAAGACCTAAAGAactgtatctaagttttgtccttcCTAATGTTGCCTAtgaaatgttattattattctttaattag encodes the following:
- the LOC100781885 gene encoding putative nucleobase-ascorbate transporter 9 — protein: MAEGSEHAGAGGRGGGNSQSQVIQVPEPEPHPVMEQLPDVHYCINSPPPWPQALLLGFQHYILTLGMTVLIPTVIVPEMGGGHAEKAKVIQNLLFVSGLSTLLQTWFGTRLPTVVVGSYSYIIPTMSIVHAKRYSNYTDPYERFTHTIRGIQGALIISSIFHVCMGFLGIWRFAIRFLSPLSVVPYVTFTGLSLYHLGFPMVKSSTLRFALLFSIASAWLLAQLLTSSTAYNHKPESTQNSCRTDRAGLISGSECPTFNFGEALAMIAASFVSLFESTGTFYAAARYGSGTPNAGLLALTKAGSRRVIQISAGFMIFFSIAGKLGAVLASIPLPIIAAMNCIFFGYVSSAGLDFLQFCNLNSFRTKFVLGLSFFLGISIPQYFIEYFHVKHHHGWFNDIVSVIFMSHTTVAALVAFILDITLSREDDAVRKDIGLQWWEKFSVYNADGRNADFYKLPCRLNEFFPAL